One genomic segment of Impatiens glandulifera chromosome 6, dImpGla2.1, whole genome shotgun sequence includes these proteins:
- the LOC124942556 gene encoding 2-keto-3-deoxy-L-rhamnonate aldolase-like, whose product MISPTMSISKLNSLSPSSSLSTLKNQSFFHPPSSSPSIAHFPNPKPPILKTLNQITPIRSSSSSTTPIGSEETYPSPKSLKTRLKNGETLYGLFLLSFSPTIAEIAGLAGYDYVVVDMEHGHGGVSDALHCLHALAAAGTAAIIRLPESCPTWTKKALDLGPQGIMFPVIDNPKLARKAVSYCRFPPKGIRGSAHTIVRASDYGIDAGYLNNYEDDLLVMCQVESEEGASKIEDIAAVEGVDCIQMGPLDLSASMGYLWDPGHKKVKEVLRKAEKAVLGGGKAFLGGFAMPHDRPEAIKARGYHMVSGATDLGMFRAAAVEDVNRFKITLKDNGKNGDDDDDKKYWSE is encoded by the exons ATGATTTCACCAACAATGTCAATCTCCAAACTAAACTCTCTCTCCCCATCCTCATCTCTCTCCACCCTAAAAAACCAATCTTTCTTCCACCCCCCATCATCATCTCCTTCAATCGCCCATTtcccaaaccctaaacccccAATTctcaaaaccctaaatcaaatCACCCCAATCCGatcctcctcctcttccacaACCCCAATCGGTTCAGAAGAAACCTACCCATCTCCAAAATCTCTCAAAACCCGTCTCAAAAACGGCGAAACACTATACGGACTCTTCCTCCTTTCATTCTCCCCAACAATCGCCGAAATCGCCGGTCTCGCCGGCTACGATTATGTCGTCGTCGATATGGAACACGGCCACGGAGGAGTTTCCGATGCACTCCATTGTTTACACGCACTTGCCGCTGCCGGAACTGCTGCTATTATCCGATTGCcggaaagttgtccgacttgGACTAAGAAAGCTCTTGATTTGGGTCCTCAAGGGATTATGTTTCCTGTGATTGATAACCCTAAATTGGCGAGAAAAGCTGTTTCTTATTGTAGATTTCCACCTAAAGGAATTAGAGGATCTGCTCATACGATTGTTCGTGCTTCTGATTATGGGATTGATGCTGGTTATCTTAATAATTATGAAGATGATCTTCTTGTTATGTGCCAG GTGGAATCGGAGGAGGGTGCGTCAAAGATAGAAGACATAGCAGCGGTGGAGGGTGTAGATTGTATTCAAATGGGTCCGTTGGATTTGAGCGCGAGCATGGGTTATTTATGGGATCCAGGACATAAGAAGGTGAAGGAGGTTTTGAGAAAGGCAGAGAAGGCGGTGCTCGGCGGTGGAAAAGCGTTTTTGGGCGGATTCGCAATGCCTCACGATCGCCCCGAAGCTATTAAGGCAAGAGGCTATCATATGGTTTCTGGTGCTACCGATTTGGGCATGTTCAGGGCCGCAGCCGTTGAAGATGTCAACAGGTTTAAGATCACTTTGAAGGACAATGGCAAGaatggtgatgatgatgatgataaaaaatattggaGTGAATAG
- the LOC124942601 gene encoding uncharacterized protein LOC124942601, protein MHSFTILSQPSTASLNPSLTSNLRPFYPCLRKQNPTLFSRRKMARIGLCRAELSLDAPFAAAICGCILNSFVFPIVPSIEEEEEDQSLIDSTDTRFAAMGIISLIPYFNWMSWVFAWLDTGKIRYAVYALVYLAPYLRSNLSISPEDSWLPIASIILCIIHIQLETSIKNGDIQGFQFFGKSAKHFSSFNLHNHEDDEDTKN, encoded by the exons ATGCACTCTTTCACTATCCTCTCTCAACCCTCGACCGCTTCTCTAAATCCTTCTCTAACCTCAAATCTCAGACCTTTCTATCCATGTCTTCGAAAACAAAATCCAACCCTG TTTTCTCGCCGGAAAATGGCTAGAATAGGACTATGCAGGGCAGAACTGTCACTTGACGCGCCATTTGCGGCGGCGATATGTGGCTGCATTCTCAATTCGTTCGTTTTCCCGATCGTTCCATCTATtgaagaggaggaggaagatCAATCATTGATTGATTCAACTGACACTAGGTTTGCTGCTATGGGGATCATTAGTCTCATCCCTTACTTTAACTGGATG AGTTGGGTGTTTGCGTGGTTGGATACTGGGAAAATTCGATATGCGGTTTATGCTCTTGTTTATCTTGCTCCTTATTTAAG GTCAAACTTGTCTATATCACCTGAAGATAGCTGGTTGCCTATTGCTAGTATTATCTTGTGCATCATCCACATCCag CTTGAAACAAGCATTAAAAATGGGGACATTCAAGGTTTTCAATTCTTTGGTAAGTCTGCAAAACATTTTTCATCATTCAATCTGCATAAtcatgaagatgatgaagataCAAAGAACTAG
- the LOC124941802 gene encoding methionine gamma-lyase-like codes for MEKTDVIFSHGKKRSISDDILTRDDYNLHMRKSSLTMEDPAAALANSRHEFGEHGGVNMSIEASATFTVMEPETMRRMFTGELGADRDFYIYSRHFNPTVLNLGRQMAAIEGTEAAYCTASGMSAISSALLQICTSGGHIVASRSLYGGTHTLLTNFLPRVCNITTTFVDLRDLEAVSDSIVEGKTNVLYFESVSNPTLTVANVPELSRIAHDKGVMVVVDNTFAPMVLSPARLGADVVVHSISKFVSGAADIIAGAVCGPASFINSMMDLNEGTLMLLGPTMNPKVAFELSERIPHLGLRIKEHCNRAMVYSTRMKKLGLKVIYPGLEDHPDHVLLKSISNKEYGFGGLLCLDMETEERANKLMNILQNVTQFGFMAVSLGYHETLMSCSGSSTSSELSPEAKELAGISPGLVRMSIGYSGTLEQKWSQFEKALSKMNESGFMLKKN; via the exons ATGGAGAAAACCGACGTGATTTTCTCTCACGGCAAGAAACGTTCAATTTCCGACGACATCTTAACTCGCGACGATTACAATCTCCACATGAGGAAATCATCACTAACAATGGAGGATCCAGCGGCAGCGTTAGCAAATTCCCGTCACGAATTCGGCGAACACGGCGGCGTAAACATGTCAATCGAAGCATCCGCTACCTTCACCGTAATGGAACCTGAAACTATGCGTCGTATGTTCACCGGCGAATTAGGCGCCGATCGGGATTTCTACATCTACAGTCGACATTTCAATCCAACTGTCCTCAATCTCGGCCGTCAAATGGCCGCAATCGAAGGAACTGAAGCCGCATACTGCACCGCTTCAGGTATGTCCGCGATTTCGTCGGCTCTACTTCAAATCTGTACCAGCGGTGGTCATATAGTAGCTTCGAGATCGCTTTATGGAGGAACGCATACTCTGTTGACGAATTTCTTACCTCGCGTTTGTAACATTACGACTACGTTCGTAGATCTGAGAGATTTGGAAGCGGTTAGTGATTCGATTGTGGAAGGGAAGACGAATGTGCTTTATTTTGAATCGGTTTCGAATCCGACTTTGACTGTTGCTAATGTACCGGAGCTTTCTAGGATTGCTCATGATAAAGGAGTTATGGTGGTGGTGGATAATACTTTTGCTCCGATGGTGTTGTCTCCGGCGAGACTTGGAGCTGATGTTGTTGTTCATAGTATTTCCAAATTTGTTAGCGGTGCTGCTGATATAATTGCAG GAGCTGTATGTGGGCCGGCAAGCTTTATAAACTCCATGATGGACCTCAACGAAGGTACTCTAATGCTACTAGGCCCAACAATGAACCCAAAAGTAGCATTTGAGTTATCTGAAAGAATCCCACATTTGGGCCTTAGAATTAAAGAACATTGCAATAGGGCCATGGTCTACTCAACTCGAATGAAGAAACTTGGGCTGAAAGTTATCTACCCTGGGCTCGAAGATCACCCGGACCATGTCCTTCTAAAGTCCATATCCAACAAGGAATATGGTTTTGGTGGTTTACTCTGTCTCGACATGGAGACGGAGGAACGAGCCAACAAGCTCATGAACATTCTTCAGAATGTGACTCAGTTCGGGTTCATGGCTGTTAGTTTGGGGTATCATGAAACGCTAATGTCGTGCTCGGGAAGTAGCACGAGTAGTGAGTTGAGCCCTGAGGCGAAGGAATTGGCGGGGATCTCTCCAGGACTTGTGAGAATGTCGATTGGGTATAGTGGGACTCTTGAACAGAAGTGGAGCCAGTTTGAGAAGGCGCTTTCGAAAATGAATGAGTCGGGTTTCATGCTAAAAAAGAATTGA
- the LOC124941570 gene encoding endoglucanase 1-like, giving the protein MVKFIFLVLIFSLISSSIFAFTPQDYSNALEKSILFFQGQRSGHLPPSQRLKWRADSGLSDGSSNNVDLVGGYYDAGDNVKFGLPMAFTTTMLAWSVIEFGNSMPNQIENAREAVRWGSDYLLKASNAIANANADILYVQVGDPNQDHRCWERPEDMDTPRNVYKVTNLNPGSDVAAETAAALAAASIVFRDSDSSYSLRLLNAAKKVFEFADKYRGSYSDSLGSVVCPFYCSYSGYHDELLWGASWLNRASENGSYLSYIESNGHTLGAEEDDFSFSWDDKKPATKILLSKGFLENNIQEFQMFKSHSDSYICSLIPGSSNFQAQYTPGGLLYKGSESNLQYVTTSAFLLLTYANYLTTSGGVATCGSNSITPADLISHAKKQVDYILGDNPEKTSYMVGFGQKYPLHIHHRGSSLPSVHDHPNRIACGDGFNYLYANSPNPNVLVGAIVGGPDNRDNFADDRNNYQQSEPATYINAPFVGAVAFFAAGGIVR; this is encoded by the exons ATGGTTAAATTCATTTTCTTAGTCCTTATTTTCTCTCTAATCTCATCTTCCATTTTCGCCTTCACCCCACAAGATTATTCAAATGCCCTCGAAAAATCCATTCTTTTCTTCCAAGGCCAACGCTCCGGCCACCTTCCGCCCTCTCAACGTCTCAAATGGCGAGCTGATTCCGGCCTCTCCGACGGTTCCTCTAACAAT GTTGATTTAGTAGGAGGGTACTATGATGCCGGTGATAACGTTAAATTCGGTCTCCCAATGGCGTTTACGACCACAATGTTAGCATGGAGCGTTATTGAGTTCGGAAATTCTATGCCGAATCAAATAGAAAACGCTAGAGAAGCTGTTCGATGGGGATCTGATTATCTTCTTAAAGCATCAAACGCAATCGCAAACGCAAACGCTGATATTTTATATGTTCAAGTAGGAGATCCGAACCAAGATCATAGATGTTGGGAGAGACCAGAAGATATGGATACTCCTAGGAATGTGTATAAAGTAACAAATTTAAATCCCGGGTCGGATGTCGCAGCTGAAACCGCAGCCGCGTTGGCGGCTGCGTCCATCGTTTTCAGAGACTCCGACTCTTCTTACTCTCTAAGATTACTAAACGCGGCCAAGAAA GTTTTTGAATTTGCGGACAAGTATAGAGGATCTTATAGTGACTCTCTTGGATCAGTTGTTTGTCCATTTTATTGTTCTTATTCAGGATACCAT GACGAGCTTCTATGGGGAGCTTCGTGGTTAAATCGAGCATCGGAGAATGGCTCATATTTATCGTATATCGAATCGAATGGACATACTTTAGGTGCTGAAGAAGACGATTTCTCTTTTAGTTGGGACGATAAGAAACCTGCTACCAAGATTCTTCTTTCAAAg ggatttttggaaaataatatACAAGAATTTCAAATGTTTAAATCACATTCAGATAGCTACATTTGTTCTCTAATTCCTGGTTCCTCAAATTTTCAGGCACAATATACCCCAg GTGGACTTCTATACAAAGGAAGCGAAAGCAACCTCCAATATGTAACAACATCCGCCTTTCTCCTCCTTACATACGCCAATTACCTCACCACAAGTGGTGGTGTCGCAACTTGCGGTTCAAATTCCATAACTCCGGCCGATCTCATATCCCACGCAAAAAAACAAGTAGACTACATTCTCGGCGATAACCCTGAAAAAACCTCGTACATGGTTGGTTTTGGTCAAAAGTACCCTCTTCACATCCATCATAGAGGATCGTCATTGCCTTCCGTACATGATCACCCTAATCGTATTGCATGTGGCGATGGATTTAATTACTTGTACGCGAATTCTCCGAATCCTAATGTTCTAGTTGGAGCAATAGTTGGTGGACCGGATAATAGGGACAATTTTGCTGATGATCGGAATAATTATCAGCAATCTGAGCCAGCAACTTATATAAATGCGCCATTTGTTGGGGCTGTCGCTTTTTTCGCGGCGGGAGGGATAGTTAGATGA
- the LOC124943841 gene encoding NAC domain-containing protein 43-like, whose amino-acid sequence MNLSVNGQSQVPPGFRFHPTEEELLHYYLRKKVAYQKIDLDVIRDIDLNKLEPWDIQERCKIGSGPQNDWYFFSHKDKKYPTGTRTNRATAAGFWKATGRDKVIYGGLKRIGMRKTLVFYKGRAPHGLKSDWIMHEYRRDDPQDQANAGDLGPEEGWVVCRVFKKKNYHKALDSPQIATHHSMDSSRTLNKINMPTDDAVLDQILTYIGRRSTCKNEHEPNNNIHFPPLVADRAHDRDQGLTQYRHYSQLPMLDNANFGVIKSNHDSPLDEDIVCVVETGESSNWTAKDMNDWAEMDRLVASQLNCQLDSSKQFNNINDMSYSMDHHDHELGENKQEQDEINQLHESPRLVYGDEIDLWSFVRSSSTSDPLCHLSG is encoded by the exons ATGAACTTATCGGTGAATGGTCAATCGCAGGTTCCTCCAGGCTTCCGTTTCCATCCAACTGAGGAGGAGCTTCTTCATTACTACTTACGCAAGAAAGTCGCGTACCAAAAGATTGACCTAGATGTTATACGCGACATTGATCTCAATAAACTCGAACCTTGGGACATTCAAG aaaGATGCAAGATTGGTTCGGGTCCTCAAAACGATTGGTATTTCTTTAGTCATAAGGACAAGAAATATCCAACCGGGACACGAACCAACCGAGCCACAGCTGCTGGATTTTGGAAGGCGACAGGTCGGGATAAGGTTATATATGGTGGGTTGAAGAGGATCGGGATGAGAAAGACTTTAGTCTTCTATAAAGGCCGAGCTCCTCATGGTCTCAAGTCCGATTGGATAATGCATGAATATAGGCGAGATGATCCACAAGATCAAGCTAat GCTGGAGATTTGGGGCCGGAGGAAGGCTGGGTGGTATGCAGAGTATTCAAGAAAAAGAATTATCACAAGGCCTTGGATTCTCCCCAAATTGCAACACATCATTCAATGGATTCTTCAAGAACCCTAAACAAGATTAACATGCCAACCGATGACGCTGTTTTGGATCAAATACTTACATACATTGGCCGTCGTTCGACATGCAAAAATGAGCACGAGCCCAATAACAATATTCATTTCCCACCACTCGTCGCTGATCGGGCTCACGATCGTGATCAAGGCCTAACTCAATATCGCCACTACTCGCAGCTTCCGATGCTAGATAATGCAAACTTCGGTGTGATTAAGTCGAACCATGATTCACCACTTGATGAAGATATCGTTTGTGTTGTGGAAACTGGCGAATCCTCAAATTGGACAGCTAAGGACATGAACGATTGGGCTGAGATGGATAGGCTTGTCGCGTCCCAATTAAATTGCCAACTTGATTCATCCAAACAATTCAACAACATAAATGACATGTCTTACTCAATGGATCATCACGATCATGAACTTGGTGAAAACAAACAAGAACAAGATGAGATAAATCAACTTCATGAATCCCCTCGATTGGTGTATGGCGACGAGATTGACCTATGGAGCTTCGTTCGATCCTCGTCAACATCAGACCCTTTATGCCACTTATCAGGGTAG